A genomic segment from Diospyros lotus cultivar Yz01 chromosome 5, ASM1463336v1, whole genome shotgun sequence encodes:
- the LOC127801000 gene encoding protein EXORDIUM-like 5 has translation MSVAPLFFFFYFFVVLWLFHSTACASSPPSQTSSVQRTLDLMKPQYYNPPKLPPRTLSSSKKFEGSSDLVHLRYHMGPVLSSPINIYLIWYGNWAPSHRLLIKDFILSISTTNHRAAPSPSVSEWWRTVSFYTDQTGANISRSVLIAGEFSDHRYSQGSHLTRLSVQQVIANAVRSAPFPVDHKHGIYLILTSGDVTMQDFCRAVCGFHYFTFPSMVGYTLPYAWVGNSGKQCPEVCAYPFAIPGYMGGGGPAALSPPNSDVGVDGMISVIGHELAELASNPLVNAWYAGEDPTAPTEIGDLCEGLYGTGGGGGYIGQVMRDGAGRTFNLNGRRGRKFLVQWVWSDVLKACAGPNALD, from the coding sequence ATGTCTGTGGCgcctttattcttcttcttctacttctttgtTGTGTTATGGCTTTTCCACTCTACTGCATGTGCTTCATCTCCGCCATCACAAACATCGTCAGTTCAACGAACACTTGACCTAATGAAGCCCCAATACTACAACCCACCAAAGCTTCCCCCGCGAACCCTCTCTTCCTCGAAGAAGTTCGAGGGCTCGTCGGATCTGGTCCATCTCCGGTATCACATGGGCCCCGTCCTCTCTTCGCCCATCAACATTTACCTCATCTGGTACGGCAACTGGGCTCCCTCCCATCGCCTTCTCATCAAGGACTTCATCCTCTCCATCTCCACCACCAACCACCGCGCCGCTCCCTCCCCCTCCGTCTCCGAGTGGTGGCGCACCGTCTCCTTCTACACCGATCAGACCGGCGCCAACATCTCCCGCTCCGTCCTCATCGCCGGCGAGTTCTCCGACCACCGCTACTCCCAGGGCTCCCACCTCACCCGCCTCTCCGTCCAGCAAGTCATCGCCAATGCCGTCCGCAGCGCCCCCTTCCCTGTCGATCACAAGCACGGCATCTACCTCATCCTAACCTCCGGCGACGTCACCATGCAGGATTTTTGCCGCGCCGTCTGTGGCTTCCATTATTTCACCTTCCCCTCCATGGTCGGCTACACCCTACCCTACGCCTGGGTCGGCAATTCGGGCAAGCAGTGTCCCGAAGTGTGCGCATACCCGTTCGCCATTCCGGGTTACATGGGTGGAGGCGGGCCGGCTGCCTTGAGCCCTCCCAATTCGGATGTGGGTGTAGATGGCATGATCAGCGTCATCGGGCACGAGCTCGCGGAGCTGGCGTCGAACCCGTTGGTGAATGCCTGGTATGCGGGCGAGGACCCGACGGCTCCGACGGAGATCGGGGATTTGTGCGAGGGGTTGTACGGAACGGGAGGCGGAGGCGGGTACATTGGGCAGGTGATGAGGGACGGGGCCGGTCGGACCTTCAATTTGAACGGCAGGAGGGGGAGAAAGTTTTTGGTACAGTGGGTTTGGAGCGATGTGTTGAAGGCCTGTGCGGGTCCGAACGCTCTCGACTAG